The genomic segment CGCGGCACGCAGCATCTTGCGACGCTGGGCGAAGGCGGCGTCGATCACGGCGAAGACCTGTTCCCGTGTCGCGGTGGTCTCGGGAGGTTCGCGACGGATGATCCGCACCAGGCCGGAGTCCACATTCGGCACCGGCCAGAAGACCTTCGGCGGAACGGTGCCCACCCGGGTGGCCTCGGCATACCAGGCCATCTTCACGCTCGGCACGCCGTAGATCTTGCTGCCGGGGGTGGCCACCAGGCGGTCGCACACCTCCAGCTGCACCATCACCAAGCCGCTGCGCCAGGAGTCGAAGTGCTGCAGCAGGTGCAGCAGGACGGGCACGGAGACGTTGTAGGGCAGGTTGGCCACCAGGGCGGTCACCGGATCGCCGTCGAGTTCGTTGACCTGCAAGGCGTCGGAGTGGACCACTGCCATCCGTCCGCTGGCCTCCGGCATCCGCTCGACGACGGTCCGGGCCAGGCGGGGCGCCAGCTTCTCGTCGATCTCGATGGCGGTGACGGCCGCACCGGTCTCCAGCAGGCCCAGCGTGAGCGAGCCCAGGCCGGGGCCCACCTCCAGGACGACGTCGTCGGCGCCGATCCCGGACAGCTGCACGATGCGGCGCACCGTGTTGGGGTCGATCACGAAGTTCTGGCCGCGCTGCTTGGTGGGCTTCAGATCGAGTTCGTCGGCGAGGGAACGCACCGATCGAGGGTCCAGCAGACCGGTCTCAGGCATTGGTGTCGTCCTCTCCCCAGCTTGCGCCGAAGGCTTCGAAGGTGTTGTTGCGCACCTGCCGACACAGCTCGGCCAGGTCGGCGTCGAGCACGTCGGCCATGAAACGCAGCGTGTGCGGCACCAGGTAGGGCGCATTGGCCTTGCCCCGGGCGGGAACCGGAGTCAGGTAGGGGGCGTCGGTCTCCACCAGGATCCGCTCACGGGGGGTGGCCCTCAGTGCCTCCGACAGGTAGGGCGCGTTCTTGTAGGTGACCACACCGGGGAAGCTGAGCCACATGCCGTGCTCGGCGTCGTCATGCGCCAGGCAGGCACGGGCGAAGTCCGCATCTCCGCTGAAGCAGTGCATCACGTTGCGCTCGGGCAGCTGCTGCTCACCGAGCACCCGCACCAGGTCGGCATGCGCGTCGCGGTGGTGGATCACCAGGGTCTTGCCATGCCGACGGGCCATCTCGATGTGGGCCACGAAGCTGCGTTCCTGCTTGGCGTGCAGCGCCTCGTCGGTGGTGCGGTAGTGGTCCAGACCGGTCTCGCCGAGCGCGCGGACATGGCTCCCGGCGGCGGCCAGGGCGTCGATGGCCTCGAGGTCGGCGTCGAGCGTCTCGCTGCGCGCGGCGTCATTGGGGTGCATCGCGACGGCTGCCACCACCTGCGGGTACTGTCCAGCCAGCTCGACGGCAATGCGGGATGAGGCGACGTCACATCCCACCTCTACCACGCGGTCCACCCCGACGGCTGCGGCAGCGGCGAGGTTGAGCTCCACGTCCAGGCCGGAGTACTCACGGGTGGAGTCCAGGTGGGTGTGGGAGTCGACGACGGGTGAGGGCAGCGGCTCCGGGAGCAGAGGGAGTTTCAGCTCGGCGAGCCGTGCGGGGATGTCCATGGGGTCCATTCTCCCATCCCCTCGACACGCTCGGGGAACGGTGAGGGGTGGGCTCGGGGATCAGCGGGCGTCCAGCGCGGCCTGGTAGAGCTGCTTCTTGTTGGCTCCGGTCAGCTTCGCCACCTCCGCGACGGCGGCCGACAGCTTCTCCCCGTCGGCAATTCGCCGCTGCACCAGGGCCAGCGCGTCCTCCGACTGGTCCCGTAGCGGGGCGCCCTCCACCACCACGCAGATCTCCCCGCGAGCGTGCTCGGGGGCCCAGGCTGCGAGTTCCGCCAGACCACCGCGCACCACCTCCTCATGGGGCTTGGTGAGTTCCCGGCAGACGGCAGCCTGGCGCTCTTCGCCCAGCGCCGCTGCACTGTCGGTGAGAAAGTCGGCCAGCCGGTGCGGCGCCTCAAAGAAGACCATGGTGCGGGTCTCTGCGGCCAGCTCGTCGAGGCGACGCCGACGCGGCCCGCCCGAGCGGGGCAGGAAGCCCTCGAAGCAGAAGCGGTCCACGGGCAGGCCGGAGACAGCCAGGGCGGTCAGCACGGCACTG from the Luteococcus japonicus genome contains:
- the rsmI gene encoding 16S rRNA (cytidine(1402)-2'-O)-methyltransferase, coding for MSDESSFDEPDDQPGQNSPLGRQLRPDSRGRGRVVLAATPIGSSVDASDNLKAVLAGAEVIAAEDTRRLQTLLRRLGVTTRARVVSYFEGNEAARTPELVADLQAGRNVVVATDAGMPAVSDPGFRLVGAAVEEGLEVTCVPGPSAVLTALAVSGLPVDRFCFEGFLPRSGGPRRRRLDELAAETRTMVFFEAPHRLADFLTDSAAALGEERQAAVCRELTKPHEEVVRGGLAELAAWAPEHARGEICVVVEGAPLRDQSEDALALVQRRIADGEKLSAAVAEVAKLTGANKKQLYQAALDAR
- a CDS encoding TatD family hydrolase, with translation MDIPARLAELKLPLLPEPLPSPVVDSHTHLDSTREYSGLDVELNLAAAAAVGVDRVVEVGCDVASSRIAVELAGQYPQVVAAVAMHPNDAARSETLDADLEAIDALAAAGSHVRALGETGLDHYRTTDEALHAKQERSFVAHIEMARRHGKTLVIHHRDAHADLVRVLGEQQLPERNVMHCFSGDADFARACLAHDDAEHGMWLSFPGVVTYKNAPYLSEALRATPRERILVETDAPYLTPVPARGKANAPYLVPHTLRFMADVLDADLAELCRQVRNNTFEAFGASWGEDDTNA
- the rsmA gene encoding 16S rRNA (adenine(1518)-N(6)/adenine(1519)-N(6))-dimethyltransferase RsmA; translation: MPETGLLDPRSVRSLADELDLKPTKQRGQNFVIDPNTVRRIVQLSGIGADDVVLEVGPGLGSLTLGLLETGAAVTAIEIDEKLAPRLARTVVERMPEASGRMAVVHSDALQVNELDGDPVTALVANLPYNVSVPVLLHLLQHFDSWRSGLVMVQLEVCDRLVATPGSKIYGVPSVKMAWYAEATRVGTVPPKVFWPVPNVDSGLVRIIRREPPETTATREQVFAVIDAAFAQRRKMLRAALAGMCGSSAAASEVLVAAGVDPQARGEVLGIEDFARVAEALAATRANDAV